In one Planctomycetota bacterium genomic region, the following are encoded:
- a CDS encoding segregation/condensation protein A produces the protein MTYKVELDVYNGPMDLLLYLIKREEVDIREVQIAKIADQYLAYLDLLKALDIELAGDFIVMAATLLEIKSRSLLPRPPAEVEEGEEEEDPRETLIRQLIEYRRFKEAAGLLDDRGREMARRFGRQVDERLLEKLV, from the coding sequence ATGACCTACAAGGTTGAACTCGACGTTTACAACGGCCCGATGGACCTCCTCCTGTACCTCATCAAGCGCGAGGAGGTGGACATCCGCGAGGTCCAGATCGCGAAGATCGCCGACCAGTACCTCGCCTACCTCGACCTGCTGAAGGCCCTGGACATCGAGTTGGCGGGCGACTTCATCGTGATGGCGGCGACGCTCCTGGAGATCAAGAGCCGCTCCCTTCTGCCTCGCCCGCCGGCCGAGGTCGAGGAAGGCGAGGAGGAAGAAGACCCGCGCGAGACCCTGATCCGCCAGTTGATCGAATATCGGCGATTCAAGGAGGCCGCCGGATTGCTGGACGACCGCGGCCGCGAGATGGCCCGGCGGTTCGGCCGGCAGGTGGACGAACGGCTCCTGGAGAAACTCGTC